The genomic segment GAAGTGTCAGCGTTACAGTCGTTCCGCTTCCGTACTCGCTTTCGATGCCCAATCCGTAATTCGCGCCGTAAAACAATTGAATGCGCTCATGAACGTTCAACAGGCCGATATGATCGGAAGGTGTCAAATAAGCGAGCCTCATTTGAATGGACGAAAGCTTGTTGCCTGAAATGCCTACTCCATCGTCTTCTACGGAGATCAGGAGCCGATCTTTGCCATCGGTCCTCAGACGAACGATAAGCAATAACGGTTTATCCTGGCTGGAGGCGTGTTCGAACGCATTCTCGACAACAGGCTGGAGCAGAAACTTCGGCATTTTGTAGTTCTCGATCCCTTCCTCATACTGCTGCACAACCTTGACTCGGGAATTGTAGCGAATTTCCTGAAGCCGGATATAGGCACCGACATGTTCCAATTCCTCTGCCACACGAATGATTTGATTGCCGCGGTATAAACCGAAGCGCAGCAGTTTGCCGGTCGCTTGAATCATTTCCGACGCCTTGTCATTTTGCTTGGTTTTGACGAGCAAGTGGATGGACGTAAAGATGTTATACAAAAAATGCGGGTTCATTTGTGATTGGAGCGCGGTCAGCTGGGCTTCTTTTTTCCGCTTCTCAAGCTCGAAACGCTCCAACTCCTTCTCCTTGATGTCCTCGCTCATGGAGTGGAGCCGATTCAGCATCTTTTTGAAGTTGCGCGCCATATGAGCGAATTCATTGTCGCCCAAATACAGCGCAAGGTGATTCAGCTTTTGCGTCTCAAAGCCGTCCATAGACCGGATCAGCTTTGCCATCGGCCTTAAGATTTGCTTGATTAGCAGTTCTGAAAAAGTCAATGCGAACAGCAGCAGCATTCCGACAACGATCAGGCTGCTAGTCAGAATGCGAACGTTTGAGGAAGCCTCTCCTTTCGAAGGCATGACGTAGACGAAACGCCAATCCGAAGCGCGTACTGCGCTATCGGCGATCATCATGCCGTTAGCCGAGTGTGTCTCGAACTCCGCCCCTCCGTCCCTCAAGCCCGTGCTCGCCAGCCAATCGCGAACACTTCGCTCCGTCTCGAATTCGTGTGGGCTCGACGAGTAGATCAGATTGGCAGAGCGATCGAACAAGTACAAAATGCGATTCGATCGTTCGGCGGACAACTGGATCTTCTCGTCGAAGAAAGGCTGCATCGCCATCTCGATATAGCCGATTTGCTTGAAGGCGCGCGTCTCGCGTCCCGGCTGCGGCAAAAATTTCACTTTGCTGTATAAGACGAGCCTGCGCACTTCGTCAGCGCCTTCATTATCTGCGTCCCAGAAGTAGGTGGCGAATTTGTTCATGAGCGCTTGCTGCCAAGCGTCATTGCTTGAGGCAAGACGTTCCTCGTTATCGCTCGTATAGATTAACCGATAGTCCTCGTCGTAGAATCGGATGTAGCGGATATGATGGGCCAAGATGCCTTTGTTCAAAAGCAAATCGGACATGTCCTTATTGTCCCCGAACGGCGCGGCGCTTGCTGTCAATGTGATCATTTCCTGCTGGATAGCAGGATCAAGGGACAGTTTTTTCAGGAAGATGCTGTAGCTTTCCATCTTGTATTCGATATTGCTCCGAATTTCCCGAACCGTGCCGTAGTCCTTCGTCCGGGCTTCTGTCAGGACGACGTCTCTGAATATAACGAAATTTGCCAAAATGACGATGAAAAGCGGTATGATGCCTAGCGAGAAATAGACGTAAAGCCGTGTTCGCATTCCCGACCTGCGCTGGTATTGCAAGATGAACCGATCGATCTCGTCTGTCTGGGATACATGTTCAATATGCGTCAACAGGCTGCTGAACGCGCTGATGGGGCGAAGCAGCCTGTCGGTGCTCCAATACAAAATAGCGCCGAAGATAACGAAAATGAACAGGCTGAATAAAATGATATGGAACAAGGGTTTGCGAAATTTCGCCTCGATTTCCTTGTCGTTCATCCATAACGAATATTCGAAGTCGCTATGCGGCAAGGAGTACTGTATTTCCAGATAAGAGGAGCTCCGCGCCATATCGGATTCGCTGTCGCCCGCGGCGTTTTGCCTGTAGACAGGGAGTTGTTCCTTATTCCGGATTTCGATCATCATCTGCTGATCTGAGATTAGTTCTCCGAACTCAAGCGCTCCGACCAGATATACGCCGTTCGAGACGCGCGTCACAATGACGTGCTCGGGCTGGAGCTTCTGCCTCGTATGAGACTTGGCTATCAAACGAAGCGCCTCCCGCTTCGTCTTCTCGGTGTCCATCTTGTCTCGGTCAGCCGTCTCTTCGTCGTAGACGGCCCAGTCCGTCGTTCCCTTGCCGATCAGCCAACCGCCCGCCAAGACGTTCAGGCTCTGAAGCTCTCTCATATGGTACAATTCCACGCTCAAGCGATCGAGGACGCGATCAATCTGCTCGCTTCTCTCGTAAGACGTGGTTGGCTTTCCCGCAATCGGTGTTATCTTGGCGCGTAGATCGTAATCGTCTGCCAGCAGCTCCAGCTTCTCGCGCACCACCGAATACGTGTCTCGAATCCGATCGTCGATTGCCAGCAGCTCGCTTTTTTTGGATGCGATGATTTGATCGGTAATCAGTTGTTTGGACACGACGAAGCTGATCCCCGACGATAATACATCGCAAAGCAGCAGCAGCATAAGAGCTTGTAAAAAAACTTTTCGCTTCAAAGTCATAGCATCCGATCCTCGCAGCGGGCTTATATAACGGCAGGCAGGCTTCGACATTCCCGAGCAGAGCTTGCCGTCTATAGATGACTTGCGCCCCTGAATTACTTAGCATTCGCCGCCTCGAAAGCTTCAATGTCATTAACAATAGCCTCGTAGCCGTACGAAGTCCACTCTCCAATAAACTTGTCCCAGTCAGTCTCGATATCCGCATCTCCGGTTACGAAGCTCGAAATCCATTTCGTATACACTTCTTCTGTTTTCGGGCCGTATTTGGCCGTGTTGTTCGTATTGAGGCCAATAATTTCCTCGCGAACGCCATGTTCGATAACGTCCATATAATTGTCGTGAAGAATCGGAAGCACTCGCGGCGACTTTTCTTTGGCAATGCCCGGAAAGATCAGCTGGCGGATGAAATGATGCTCGATGCCGCCGAAGTCGTGCTGCCACTTCTCCTCATTGTACAGGA from the Paenibacillus sp. BIHB 4019 genome contains:
- a CDS encoding histidine kinase, coding for MTLKRKVFLQALMLLLLCDVLSSGISFVVSKQLITDQIIASKKSELLAIDDRIRDTYSVVREKLELLADDYDLRAKITPIAGKPTTSYERSEQIDRVLDRLSVELYHMRELQSLNVLAGGWLIGKGTTDWAVYDEETADRDKMDTEKTKREALRLIAKSHTRQKLQPEHVIVTRVSNGVYLVGALEFGELISDQQMMIEIRNKEQLPVYRQNAAGDSESDMARSSSYLEIQYSLPHSDFEYSLWMNDKEIEAKFRKPLFHIILFSLFIFVIFGAILYWSTDRLLRPISAFSSLLTHIEHVSQTDEIDRFILQYQRRSGMRTRLYVYFSLGIIPLFIVILANFVIFRDVVLTEARTKDYGTVREIRSNIEYKMESYSIFLKKLSLDPAIQQEMITLTASAAPFGDNKDMSDLLLNKGILAHHIRYIRFYDEDYRLIYTSDNEERLASSNDAWQQALMNKFATYFWDADNEGADEVRRLVLYSKVKFLPQPGRETRAFKQIGYIEMAMQPFFDEKIQLSAERSNRILYLFDRSANLIYSSSPHEFETERSVRDWLASTGLRDGGAEFETHSANGMMIADSAVRASDWRFVYVMPSKGEASSNVRILTSSLIVVGMLLLFALTFSELLIKQILRPMAKLIRSMDGFETQKLNHLALYLGDNEFAHMARNFKKMLNRLHSMSEDIKEKELERFELEKRKKEAQLTALQSQMNPHFLYNIFTSIHLLVKTKQNDKASEMIQATGKLLRFGLYRGNQIIRVAEELEHVGAYIRLQEIRYNSRVKVVQQYEEGIENYKMPKFLLQPVVENAFEHASSQDKPLLLIVRLRTDGKDRLLISVEDDGVGISGNKLSSIQMRLAYLTPSDHIGLLNVHERIQLFYGANYGLGIESEYGSGTTVTLTLPLVKEA